Genomic segment of Pseudodesulfovibrio sp. JC047:
ATCGATTCAACAGTCCATGGGGCCTGGATCGGGCCGGACAGACCAACTTCACGGCCAGCCCCGACTCGGGTGCGGCCATTGACGGCGTTGCCAAGGACAAGGGACGCGGCACCATCCTGGACAGCTCACTGGAAGAAAGTAATGTGGACATGGCGCAGGAATTCGCCAACATGATCCTCACGCAACGAGGATTTCAGGCAAACACCAAAGTCATCTCAACCAGTGATTCCCTGTTGAACACACTCATCAGCATCAAACGCTAATCTCAGTACACCACGCCTTTCCAACGCTGCCCGACAAATGCCGGGCAGCATTTTTTGTCACAAACCATGCCCGATACTCTTTCCAACATATCTTGAATTCCCCGTACAAACGGGATAGTGATCCGAGAGTCAAATAACCAAGGAGCTACCCGTGACCAAACAGAGTGAGCCTCGAACCAGTCAGGCCATACATGCAGCCATCGACATTGTGGAAAAAGAGGCCCCGGGGGGCGCAGAAGTCCTTTTCATGGCCGCCATGCTTGCCAATGCACCATTGCCCTACGATTATGCCCTGTCCATGGACGGGACCCCGCACAATCCGGCACTCATCAATCCGGCGGCAGCATTTTTCGCAGCCACGGCACTCATCGACCCACTCGTGGCCCATGAGCTGATCGACGTCGATGCGGACCGACAAATTTTCATTCTCAAACCCGATGTCCGGACCGTCCTTCTGGACAGCATGGACGCTGAACACAAAGCCTCCTGGGCGAGCCGGGCCATCTACGGTCTCAATCTCTCCTTGCCGGACGCGGAGCCACAGAACTGGCCCATGGTTCAATGGCTCATGCCGCACATTCTGGCCTGTCGAGATCTCATCAAAAAGCTGGATGTGAACACCGCCGCCGCCAATCGGGTTTTGCACCAGACAGGTTTTTCCTTCTATCACCAGCAACGGTTTGACGAAGCTCTTGAGTTCCTGAACGCCGCCATGGCAGTGGATGTGGCCCTGAAAGGTCGTCAGCACCCGGATATTGTCGCCGACCTTGAAGGACTGGCAACCGTGCACCGGGCCGCAAAACATGACGAACATGCCGAAACCTTTTTCCTGCGATGTCTTGGCCTGCAAAAGGAAATTTTTACGGATGGCAACATCGCGACCGCCCCGACCCTCAACAGTCTCGGAGTGATCCGACACGAAACAGGACGACTGGATGAAGCCGAAGCCTCATTTGAAGCGTGCCTGACTGTGCTACGAGATGCGTCGGATGCCCCGCATCCGACCATGGCATCCTGCCTGTCCAACATGGCCCGGCTGTATGAAACCATGAGTCAGCCCGAACGCGCGCTGGGATTGGCGCAACAAGCCCTCACCATCAATCGAGAACTGTATGGAGACCAGCACCCGGATGTGGCCGAAAATCACACCACCATCGCACAATTGCATGACCGTCTGAACGATCCCGTCCAGGCCGAAATACACTTCAAGCACAGCCTCGCCATCTGCGAACAGGTCTATGGCCCGGATCACCCGGAAACCGCCCAGGCCCAATGCACCATGGCCCTGTTTCTCAGTTCTCTTGGGCGAGATGCAGAAGCATTCGAATTTTTCAACCAAGGGCTGACCGCGTATGAAGACGCTCTCGGTCCCCAGCATCCATTATTTGAATCGGCCTTGAACAACTTCACTGCCCTGCTGCAAAAATGTGCTGATTCAGAGCAGCACCCACTCCGTGCCGAGGCCGAAGCCCGGTTGCAAAAAATCGTGGAAAAGGCCGGGCAACCATGAGACCAACCCTTGCTCTGGGATTGGGAGAGATTCTGTGGGATATCTTGCCGGAATCCCGGACGCTTGGGGGTGCCCCGGCAAATTTTGCGTATCACATCAACGGACTGGGCGGATATGGCGTCCCAGTCTCCTGCGTGGGCGACGACGTATTGGGCCGCGAGGCCCTCACACAACTGGCGCAACAGGGACTGAATGTCCATGCCATCACCGTTGACCCGGAGCATCCTACCGGCACGGTCAACGCCCGCATCGATTATCAGGGCGTCGCATCGTATATTTTCCCTGACGACGTGGCCTGGGATTTCCTCGCGCCCAACCACACAGCCATGACCCTGGCCTCCAAGGCGCAGGCCCTGTGCTTCGGCACACTGGCCCAACGCTCCGAGGTGTCACAAAAGGCCATCCAAGAGGTCATTCTCGCCGCGCCGCAGGCCTTGAAAATCTATGACATCAACCTGCGACAACGATTTTACACCTCTGAAATCATTTCTCATTCTCTTGATATGACCGATGTTCTCAAGATCAATGATGAAGAGCTGGCATTGGTGACTCGATTGCTGAGTCTACCGTCCGGCGAACAGGAAGCCCTGCACACGCTCATGCTTCGGCACTCGCTCAAGTTGGCGGTACTGACCCGTGGTGAGAAGGGAAGCCTGCTCCTGTCCCACACCTCATTTTCTGACCTGCCGGGTGAATCCGTTCCGATCAAGGACACGATCGGAGCCGGGGACGCATTCACTGCCGCGCTGGCTCTCGCCTATCTGAACGGCCAATCCCTTGACGAAATCAACCGATATGCCACCATGGTAGCCGCGTATGTCTGCGGGTGCTCCGGGGCCATGCCCGAGCTGCCGGACACGTTCAAAATCTAGACGGACCACAGCAAAAAACGCCCCCTTGCGGGAGCGTTTCACATCGCTTCAAACGGAATCGAAACATCGCCCCAATCCCGCACACTGTCTGAGAACAGGTCGCCCTAATCCAACCAGGTCACCTCGACATCGCGCCGGGTCGGAATCCGTTTATACCGATATTTCGGATACCCAAGCACAAGCGCGGCGTACACACCGTGCCCCTCGGGAATACCAAGCTCTTCACGAATGGCACAGCACCCTTCGGCCACTTCCATGAGGAATCCGGCCCAGCAGGCACCAAGGCCATGGGCATGGGCTGCCAATTCCAGATATGCTGCGGACAGCGAACAATCCTCGGCGGGGTTGAATCCATCTTCGGGCGCGTGGGCCACGGCCACATGCGGCGCACCGTGCAAAACCTTGTCAATGCCTCGTGCCCAATTCTTGACCACACCGGGAAGCACGGAATGTGTCGCCATGTACTCCACGGTCATTCCGGCCAGACGATGGGTCGCTTCCGGAGATCGGGTCACGATCCACCGAGCCGGTTGCCCGTTTTTAGCACTGGGAGCGAATCGGGACACCCGGAACAAATGATTCAAGACATCCTCGGGAACGACCTTGTCCTTGTACGAGCGGACCGACCGTCGACCACGCAGGAACTGATCGGCCTGATCTGGCGAAACCCTGAAGTCCTTCTGCATGGACAGACAGGCCTCGGGAGCCAGACCGTTGGTAACCGGCATCTGCGGCAACGAAACTGCACCCACGGGGCAAACTGCCACGCAATGGCCGCAATCGATACACGTTTTCTTGGCCGCGAGACGAAGCTTGGGAAACCCGTTTTTTCCTTCGACGATCAAGTCAAAAGGGCACTCGTCCAGACACGCGCCACATTGCTTGCATTTATCTGTATCTACGAACATGAATCTCTCTTTCTTGTGAACCAACAACAATGAATTACATGGGGGATGACGCGATTGCCGAAATGGTCGGAATCGCCTCGGTCATCACACCACGCAATGCCTCGGCCAGGATGTCGGACGGTGTGGAGTATCCAGGGATCACCACATTCTCGACTTCACTGGTATATTTTTGAATATGCATGGTCTGTCCGGCACGGGACATGATGATCTTGACCGAAACCTTCCCGGCATAGGTCGTTGTGCCGGTCTGGTTCAGTTCCACGTCCAACACCTCTCCAGTCACCAGAACAGCATCCCCGGGCATGACGGTGGATGTTCTGTATTTGGGCGAACACCCGGCGTTCTTGAGCTCATCGAACACGGCCCAGCCCACCCAATCCGCCACATCGGACACCGTGGCGATGGAGCTGTTGTCCAACGTCCTGCCCAATCGCAAGACAGGCCGTCTGTCCTCGAATTTGAACACCACGACATCTCCCTGACACCTCGTGGTTGTCCCGGCCAGAGCGTATGTAAGCTTTATGGCCTCATTCTTGACGCACCCAGGCACGAAAAGCAGCATCAGACAGATACCAACACACCATTTCATCGACGATGACATTTCTTTCTCCATCAAATTTCATCCCCGTGTATCGGGGCTTCTTCCTTTTCAGTCAACCGTTCATCCAGTTCCCGTTCCATGTCGTCTAACAGTTGTCCGGTCAAGTCCATCAACCGGGCCAGACTGTCATTGACAAAAGAACGAGCTTTTTCATCAAGAGCCTCTTCCGAGGTCGCGGGAATGTCTTCATTCTTCTCTGCGCGCGGCTCCAACACCGCTCCCCCCTCAATCAGAGCCTCAATATTCTCAAGACTTTGCCGAAGGCGCACAAGTTCATCTTTCACCACGGAATCCCTGGAATCAACCGTGTGACGCAAGGCCTTCACTTCGGATTCCAGAGCCTCGATTCGCGAAGTATCCACAGAGGATTCGGAACAGGCGCAAAGCGCAAAAATCATGGACAAAATCGTAATGACCGGCACACTCTTTTTCATAAAGTCCCCCCTCTTGGACAACTTTTACCACAGGGATCACCACACTGACAATCTGTGCACAATACTTCACGAACCATCCGTTTCATGGTCCGTCTGTCTTGATTTTCGTTTGAGAGTCAGTACAATGGTGAGTGTACGACAGTCCGCTTTTGCAGCGAAACAAAAGAAAGGCACCGAGCATGAAAAGACTTCACATTCTGACATTGACGCTCATCCTGTCACTTGTGGCCGTTTCGGCCCTGGCATCGGATTACGTCAGCACGCCGCCGCCGTCCAGTTTTCGCGGGCTGGACTGGGGCACCTCACTGGCCGACATCCCGGATCTGGTCCCTGTGGCCAAGGCGGGCTATGGCAACACATTCTTCCGCCCCGAAGAATCCCTGAAATTTGGCGAAGCGGAAATCCTTTCCGTGGCCTATTATTTCCGGGACAAAAAGCTCTACCGAGTCGGTATTGCGTTCAAGGGACGAGTCAACCAGTTCTTTCTCAAGGACATGCTCTTGCAAAAATATGGTCCGGGCAGAGGCGTGGGCTTCCGGTATGGATGGATGTGGCCCGATTTCTCCATTGATCTGTCCTTTGACAATGACAAAAAGCAGGGTGCACTGTTCTACACGTATGAAGGCTCACTGAAAGAACCGCAACCCACAGAAAAACCATGAGCACACCACAGCGAACATTTCATCGGCCCAAAACTCGATACAGGATTTTTTACATCCTCAGTATCATGGCGCTCGCGGTCTTGTTCTGTCTGTCTTTCGGCATCATATACACCTTGATCGTCACCCCGCCAGAATCACCGGGCACACTGATGCGCATGGTCTATCTCATCATGATCGCGGGATTTCTCATTCTCGCGGCACAGGCTCTGCTCATTCTCAAGCGAGTCATGGCGGTCATGGATTGCGACGCGGCCACAGCGGGAGAAATGACGGAGCGCCTCGAACAACTGGCGATTCTCGATGATCTGACCAAAGCATACAACCGGGGAAAATTCGAAACGGTCACCACAAGGGAACTCGGCAATGTCCGCCGATACGGACACACCCTGTCCGGCATCATGTTTGACGTGGATGATTTCAAGACCATCAACGAGACCCACGGATATACGACAGGAGACAAACTGCTGGCGAATCTGGCCTATTACGTCAACAGCAAACTCAGAACCAACGACTACCTCTTCCGGTGGCGTGGCGGGAAATTCATCATCCTCACCCCGCACACCGATATCGACAAGGCCACGCTGGTCGCGGAAAAACTTCGCCAAATCGTGTCGCATAAACTCTTTGGCGGCACAATCAGACTCTCTATCTCCCTAGGTGTGGCCCAGGCCTCGGCCAAAGACACCACGGACACCTTCATGCATCAACTCCAAACGGCATTGACCGGAGCAAAAAACGCCGGGAAAAACACCGTCACCGTCATTGGAAACGGAACGCTTTCTTCACTCTAAACGGCTATTAATATTACTAAAATCATACCGGACATATTCGTCTTCCCACCACTTTCTAACGGACTTCCCCTTTTCCGGTATTCTAGGCTACACTTGAGCTGACAACCGTTTTCTGCCGAGATTTCAATCTTGAGCAACGGGACAGGAGAAGCCCATGCCTCGAATCAACCCCATTTCACTCTTCAAACAGACGCCCGTCCGCGTGCTTCTTCCGTCTGCGCTCATGCTCCTGCTCTTTGCCGGGTCCATCTTCCTCTATTTCCTGCCATCGCTGGAAAAAGAACTCATGAACTCAAAAAAAGAAATCATCAGGGAAATGACTAGCTCGGTCATCGGCTCTCTGAACCATCTGCAATCTCAGGTTGAACAGGGAACAATTTCCCGCGAGACTGCAATGACAACGGCAAAAGGACTCGTCAAAGCTCTGCGATATGGTCGAGATTCCAAGGACTATTTTTGGATATCCGACATGGATGCCCGTATGGTCATACATCCCTATCTCCCGGAACTTGATGGACAGGATCTTTCGGAATTCAGGGACCTGCGTGGAACCCCGCTTTTCACGACTTTTGCCGATACCATTCGCCAGAATGGCAGCGGATTTGTCGAATATTATTGGCAATGGAAAGACCAGCCCGAACAGATCGCCCACAAAATTTCATATATACGCCCATTCAAACCTTGGGGCTGGATTCTGGGGACAGGCATGTACATAGACGATGTTACCGCTGAAATCGCCATCTATCGCAACAAAATCGCGGTCATGTTCTTTGCCATCCTCGTCAGTATTTCCCTGCTCTCACTCTACATCATCCGGCAAACCTATTTATCCGAACAAAAAAAGGCCTCGATCCAGAAACAACGGGAACGGCTGGTCAAAGTGCTTCAGGAAAGCGAGGAGCGGTACCGGACCATTGCGGATTTCGCCTATGATTGGGAAACATGGGTGGATGGGAATGGCACCATTCTCTATTGTTCTCCGGCCTGCAAACGCATCACCGGCTATCCGCCGGAACGGTTTTTCGCCACCCCGGAACTGGTTCGCGACATCATCATTGAGGAGGACCGCCCGACCTGGGACGACTATTGTGTCAGCGCAAACACGGATCAAGGCGATTCGCTGGATTTTCGCATCACCTCGGCACATGGCGATCCCCGGTGGCTTAGCGTGGTGGGCCGGGCCGTGTCCGGTATCGGCGGCAAGCCTCTGGGTATCCGGTTCAGCTTTCGTGACATCACCGAGCGCAAGCACATGGAAGAACAACTCAGGCATCAGGCATTGCACGATCCTTTGACCAATCTGGCAAATCGAACGGTATGCCTGGACCGACTCGGGCAGGCAATGCACCGGGCCAAACGGCGTGACAACTACTTTTTTGCCGTGATCTTTCTGGATCTCGACCGTTTCAAGGTCATCAACGACTCATTGGGGCACCACTTCGGCGACATGGTCTTGATCGAAACAGCCACCCGCCTTTCCGAAGAAATGCGCGGACTGGACACGGTCTCCCGGTTCGGCGGCGATGAATTCGTGCTGTTGCTGGATGAACTCGCCAGTCCGGGCGAAGCCATACGCATCATCAAGCGCATCCGTAAAAAAATGTCCACCCCCTTTCATTTCTATGACAAGGAAGTCCAAACCACCGCCAGTTTCGGCATTGTGCTGAGTCCCATTGGCGACAGCAAGCCAGCAGACATCCTGCAACAGGCCAACATCGCCATGCACCACGCAAAGGACACAGGACGCAATCGGTTCAGAGTCTTTACCGAACGCATGTTGGAAACCGCCGTGGACCAGCTCAGTCTGGAAAATGATATGCGCAGGGGACTTGAGGCCGATGAATTTCATCTGGAATATCAGCCCATTCTCAATTTGGACGATTCGGACTTGCGAGGATTTGAAGCATTGATCCGATGGCAGCACCCGAAACGAGGAATTCTTGCCCCGTCCGACTTCATCCCCATTGCCGAAGAATCCGGCCTTATCATCCAATTGGGAGAATGGGTCCTGCATACAGCACTGAAAACCCTGGCGCACTGGCGGGAACTCACCCCGAACGCAAAAGACATCACCATGTCCGTCAACCTCTCCAGCAAACAATTCAGCCGACTCAGGCTGGATCAGATGGTTATCCGAGCCTTGAAGGAATCTGGACTGCCCCCGTCCAGCCTCCAACTTGAAATCACGGAATCAGCCATCATGAACAACACGGAATCAGCAATCCGATCCCTGCACCGTCTGCGCAAGGCGGGCATCCATTTTTCCATCGACGATTTCGGAACAGGCTATTCCTCGTTATCTCAACTCCAACAACTACCAGTGGACACCCTCAAAGTGGATCGGGGGTTTGTATCCCGCATGAGAATCGATCAGGAGAACATGGACATCGTCCGCGCAGTCATTGCGCTGGCACACTCGTTGGGACTCGGCGTCATTGCAGAAGGCGTCGAAACCACGGACCAACTCTGTTCCCTTATCAATTTGAAATGCGAAAATGTTCAGGGATTTTTCTTTCATCAACCCATGGTAGACCAACAGGCCCTCCGCCTTATCCTCGACAGGACCAACGGAGAAAAAACCACTTCCCGTGAAAAAATCGAAAAAGCAAAGCAAAACTGTGGGTGTGGCTAGACGGCTCACGTTTCCGCGTCTGGTCGTTTCGAGTCACGCTCCCGAGCAATGTTCGTGAAAGCCTATTCGCCGAGATAGGCCTTTCTGATATCCGGATTGGACAGCAGCCGGTCCGCGTCATCGGCCATGACCACCCGGCCCGTTTCCAGCACGTATCCCCGTCGGGCCGCCTGCAAGGCGAGATTCGCGTTCTGCTCGACCAGCACCACGGTCACTCCCTGCTCATTAATCATCCGCACGATGTCGAAAATCTGTTTCACCAACAACGGAGCCAGTCCCATGGACGGTTCATCGAGCAACAACACCTTCGGACGACTCATCAAGGCCCGAGCCATGGCCAGCATCTGCTGTTCTCCGCCGGACAACGTCCCGCCCAACTGTCGACGGCGTTCACGGAGTTTGGGAAACAGATCGAGCACCCGCTCCAAATCGTCCTTGATCTGCGTCTTTCCATGACGAAAAAACGCCCCCATATCGAGGTTCTCAAGCACTGTCAGACGCGGGAAAATCCGTCGTCCTTCCGGGACCTGACACAACCCCATGGGCGGCAATTTCTCAGGAGCCACATCGTTGATACGCTCGCCCTTGTACAGGATGTCCCCTTCAACGGCCTTGACCACATTGCACATGGTCATCAACGTCGTGGATTTGCCCGCCCCATTAGCCCCGATGACCGACACAATCTCGCCATCGTATACCTTGAGGGAAATCCCCTTCAAGGCCCGAATTCGGCCATAGGTCGAAACCACATTCCTCAATTCCAATATCGGTGTTGTCTCTGCCATTGAATTCTCTCGATTATTCAGCGTCTTCGGACCGGCGGCCCACCCGTTTCGCAGGCCAGATACCAGCCGGACGAATCAGCATCATCAGCGTCATGACGCCACCAAAAACAAGCATACGATAGGTTTCCAACTCACGAAACATCTCGGGCAGGGCCACCAGGGCCAAAACCCCGAGAATCACCCCCGGAATGGACCCCATGCCGCCGAGCACGACCATGGCCAACACCATGGCGGATTCCAAAAACGTGAAAGACTCCGGTCCCACAAATTTCATGCGCGCCGCAAAAAACGCCCCGGCAAACCCCGCAAAGGTCGCACCCGTGGCGTATGCCAACAATTTCAGCAAAAAGGTGTTCACACCCATGAGTTCCGCAGCGGTTTCATCTTCACGAATGGCCTCCCACGCCCGCCCGATCCTCGAATAATTCAATCGATAGACCGCCACGATGGTGACGATGGCAATCGCCAAAATCACGTAATACATGGACCAGAGCGGCTTGAAACTCCACCCGAATATTTCTGGACGGGGAATGGACAGGATACCGTTTGGCCCATTGGTCAAGGCCATCCAATTATTCAGGATAAGTCGGACGATCTCACCGAACCCAAGGGTGACGATAGCAAGATAATCCCCCCGCATTCGCAGGGTCGGATACCCGATGACACACCCGGCAATGGCCGCCGTCAGCGCGGAAATGGGCAGGCACAGCCAGAATGACAAGCCGAAATGCAAACTCATGAGCGCATAGGTGTACGCTCCGACCCCGTAAAACGCGATATAGCCAAGATCGAGCAGGCCAGCCAAACCGACCACAATATTCAATCCCAGTCCCAAACAAATATAAATAAGGACGGAAATAGACACGTCATGGGCATATCGACCTGTGACCAGCGGGAACACCAGGGCGCACGCAAGGACACTCGCCAACAAAAGCCAGCGGGGTGTCTTCGCATAAAGCTGACCGATGGCCCCGGTCACCGAAGTCATCGGTGTTCCCAAGGAATCCAGATACCCGGCTTCCTTGATCTGATACACAAGCATGATGAAAACCACGGCCACGGCCACGGTCCCAAAGACCTTGAAGGTCTTGCCGAACTCCAACCCTTCGGGCGTCACACCGAGCAGCGGCCAGAGCAGGATGAAAAACCAGACCAGGCCGACACCGCAGCCTATCCACAGTTTTTTAGACTCGCGTATCGTCAACATTCTCTCCCATGATGCCGGTGGGGCGGAAATACAAAACGCCA
This window contains:
- a CDS encoding tetratricopeptide repeat protein; protein product: MTKQSEPRTSQAIHAAIDIVEKEAPGGAEVLFMAAMLANAPLPYDYALSMDGTPHNPALINPAAAFFAATALIDPLVAHELIDVDADRQIFILKPDVRTVLLDSMDAEHKASWASRAIYGLNLSLPDAEPQNWPMVQWLMPHILACRDLIKKLDVNTAAANRVLHQTGFSFYHQQRFDEALEFLNAAMAVDVALKGRQHPDIVADLEGLATVHRAAKHDEHAETFFLRCLGLQKEIFTDGNIATAPTLNSLGVIRHETGRLDEAEASFEACLTVLRDASDAPHPTMASCLSNMARLYETMSQPERALGLAQQALTINRELYGDQHPDVAENHTTIAQLHDRLNDPVQAEIHFKHSLAICEQVYGPDHPETAQAQCTMALFLSSLGRDAEAFEFFNQGLTAYEDALGPQHPLFESALNNFTALLQKCADSEQHPLRAEAEARLQKIVEKAGQP
- a CDS encoding carbohydrate kinase; this encodes MRPTLALGLGEILWDILPESRTLGGAPANFAYHINGLGGYGVPVSCVGDDVLGREALTQLAQQGLNVHAITVDPEHPTGTVNARIDYQGVASYIFPDDVAWDFLAPNHTAMTLASKAQALCFGTLAQRSEVSQKAIQEVILAAPQALKIYDINLRQRFYTSEIISHSLDMTDVLKINDEELALVTRLLSLPSGEQEALHTLMLRHSLKLAVLTRGEKGSLLLSHTSFSDLPGESVPIKDTIGAGDAFTAALALAYLNGQSLDEINRYATMVAAYVCGCSGAMPELPDTFKI
- a CDS encoding nitroreductase family protein, whose amino-acid sequence is MFVDTDKCKQCGACLDECPFDLIVEGKNGFPKLRLAAKKTCIDCGHCVAVCPVGAVSLPQMPVTNGLAPEACLSMQKDFRVSPDQADQFLRGRRSVRSYKDKVVPEDVLNHLFRVSRFAPSAKNGQPARWIVTRSPEATHRLAGMTVEYMATHSVLPGVVKNWARGIDKVLHGAPHVAVAHAPEDGFNPAEDCSLSAAYLELAAHAHGLGACWAGFLMEVAEGCCAIREELGIPEGHGVYAALVLGYPKYRYKRIPTRRDVEVTWLD
- a CDS encoding GGDEF domain-containing protein, yielding MSTPQRTFHRPKTRYRIFYILSIMALAVLFCLSFGIIYTLIVTPPESPGTLMRMVYLIMIAGFLILAAQALLILKRVMAVMDCDAATAGEMTERLEQLAILDDLTKAYNRGKFETVTTRELGNVRRYGHTLSGIMFDVDDFKTINETHGYTTGDKLLANLAYYVNSKLRTNDYLFRWRGGKFIILTPHTDIDKATLVAEKLRQIVSHKLFGGTIRLSISLGVAQASAKDTTDTFMHQLQTALTGAKNAGKNTVTVIGNGTLSSL
- a CDS encoding EAL domain-containing protein — protein: MPRINPISLFKQTPVRVLLPSALMLLLFAGSIFLYFLPSLEKELMNSKKEIIREMTSSVIGSLNHLQSQVEQGTISRETAMTTAKGLVKALRYGRDSKDYFWISDMDARMVIHPYLPELDGQDLSEFRDLRGTPLFTTFADTIRQNGSGFVEYYWQWKDQPEQIAHKISYIRPFKPWGWILGTGMYIDDVTAEIAIYRNKIAVMFFAILVSISLLSLYIIRQTYLSEQKKASIQKQRERLVKVLQESEERYRTIADFAYDWETWVDGNGTILYCSPACKRITGYPPERFFATPELVRDIIIEEDRPTWDDYCVSANTDQGDSLDFRITSAHGDPRWLSVVGRAVSGIGGKPLGIRFSFRDITERKHMEEQLRHQALHDPLTNLANRTVCLDRLGQAMHRAKRRDNYFFAVIFLDLDRFKVINDSLGHHFGDMVLIETATRLSEEMRGLDTVSRFGGDEFVLLLDELASPGEAIRIIKRIRKKMSTPFHFYDKEVQTTASFGIVLSPIGDSKPADILQQANIAMHHAKDTGRNRFRVFTERMLETAVDQLSLENDMRRGLEADEFHLEYQPILNLDDSDLRGFEALIRWQHPKRGILAPSDFIPIAEESGLIIQLGEWVLHTALKTLAHWRELTPNAKDITMSVNLSSKQFSRLRLDQMVIRALKESGLPPSSLQLEITESAIMNNTESAIRSLHRLRKAGIHFSIDDFGTGYSSLSQLQQLPVDTLKVDRGFVSRMRIDQENMDIVRAVIALAHSLGLGVIAEGVETTDQLCSLINLKCENVQGFFFHQPMVDQQALRLILDRTNGEKTTSREKIEKAKQNCGCG
- a CDS encoding ABC transporter ATP-binding protein — protein: MAETTPILELRNVVSTYGRIRALKGISLKVYDGEIVSVIGANGAGKSTTLMTMCNVVKAVEGDILYKGERINDVAPEKLPPMGLCQVPEGRRIFPRLTVLENLDMGAFFRHGKTQIKDDLERVLDLFPKLRERRRQLGGTLSGGEQQMLAMARALMSRPKVLLLDEPSMGLAPLLVKQIFDIVRMINEQGVTVVLVEQNANLALQAARRGYVLETGRVVMADDADRLLSNPDIRKAYLGE
- a CDS encoding branched-chain amino acid ABC transporter permease codes for the protein MLTIRESKKLWIGCGVGLVWFFILLWPLLGVTPEGLEFGKTFKVFGTVAVAVVFIMLVYQIKEAGYLDSLGTPMTSVTGAIGQLYAKTPRWLLLASVLACALVFPLVTGRYAHDVSISVLIYICLGLGLNIVVGLAGLLDLGYIAFYGVGAYTYALMSLHFGLSFWLCLPISALTAAIAGCVIGYPTLRMRGDYLAIVTLGFGEIVRLILNNWMALTNGPNGILSIPRPEIFGWSFKPLWSMYYVILAIAIVTIVAVYRLNYSRIGRAWEAIREDETAAELMGVNTFLLKLLAYATGATFAGFAGAFFAARMKFVGPESFTFLESAMVLAMVVLGGMGSIPGVILGVLALVALPEMFRELETYRMLVFGGVMTLMMLIRPAGIWPAKRVGRRSEDAE